From one Streptomyces sp. N50 genomic stretch:
- a CDS encoding ABC transporter permease, with amino-acid sequence MADTKAAPALAAPRAAGARSARTVLLRRARELALVPALLVLLVLGAIVNDSFLTERNLISILGASAALAMVVLAESLILITGKIDLSLESVVGIAPAIGALLVLPTAESGWGTEWSAPLALVAILVVGGIIGAFNGILVVKLKLNAFIVTLAMLIVLRGLLVGATKGKTLFGMPDSFFTLATSTFLNVPMSVWLAAVCFAVAGVVLKYHRVGRALYAIGGNQEAARAAGIRVDRMLLGVSVIAGVLASVGGIMQTGYVGAISANQGNNMIFTVMAAAVIGGISLDGGKGTMFGALTGVLLLGVVQNLLTLAQVPSFWIQAIYGGIILVALMIARVTTGRAQD; translated from the coding sequence ATGGCTGACACCAAGGCGGCCCCGGCGCTCGCCGCCCCCCGCGCCGCCGGGGCGCGCTCGGCCCGGACGGTCCTGCTCCGCCGGGCCCGTGAACTCGCTCTCGTACCAGCCCTGTTGGTGCTGCTGGTTCTCGGCGCGATCGTCAACGACTCGTTCCTCACCGAACGGAACCTGATCTCCATCCTGGGCGCCTCCGCCGCCCTCGCGATGGTGGTCCTGGCCGAGTCCCTGATCCTGATCACCGGCAAGATCGACCTGTCGTTGGAGTCGGTGGTCGGCATCGCGCCCGCCATCGGCGCCCTGCTGGTCCTGCCGACCGCCGAGTCCGGTTGGGGCACCGAATGGTCGGCCCCGCTCGCCCTCGTCGCGATCCTCGTGGTCGGCGGGATCATCGGCGCCTTCAACGGCATCCTCGTGGTGAAGCTCAAGCTCAACGCCTTCATCGTCACCCTCGCCATGCTGATCGTGCTGCGCGGACTGCTGGTCGGCGCCACCAAGGGCAAGACGCTGTTCGGGATGCCGGACTCCTTCTTCACCCTGGCCACCAGCACCTTCCTGAACGTCCCGATGTCGGTGTGGCTGGCCGCGGTCTGCTTCGCGGTCGCCGGGGTCGTGCTCAAGTACCACCGCGTCGGCCGCGCCCTGTACGCGATCGGCGGCAACCAGGAGGCGGCCCGCGCGGCCGGCATCCGCGTCGACCGGATGCTCCTCGGGGTCTCCGTCATCGCGGGCGTCCTCGCCTCGGTGGGCGGCATCATGCAGACCGGCTACGTCGGCGCGATCAGCGCCAACCAGGGCAACAACATGATCTTCACCGTGATGGCGGCTGCCGTCATCGGCGGCATCAGCCTCGACGGCGGCAAGGGCACCATGTTCGGCGCCCTGACGGGCGTACTCCTGCTGGGAGTTGTCCAGAACCTCCTCACCCTCGCCCAGGTCCCGTCCTTCTGGATCCAGGCCATCTACGGCGGGATCATCCTGGTCGCCCTCATGATCGCCCGCGTGACGACCGGCCGAGCCCAGGACTAG
- a CDS encoding L-fuconate dehydratase, producing the protein MSPTPARVIAVDTYDIRFPTSRELDGSDAMNPDPDYSAAYVVLRTDAADGHEGHGFSFTIGRGNDVQVAAIDALRHHVIGRSVDQLCADPGSLNRELIGDSQLRWLGPEKGVMHMAIGAVINAAWDLTAKRAGKPLWQLLADADPEWLVSQIDFRYITDALTPAEALDILRRGRAGAEGRRNILLERGFPAYTTSAGWLGYDDEKLTRLAAQAVADGFRQIKLKVGADLDDDIRRCRVARSVVGPDIRMAIDANQRWDVAEAIRWTKALAEFDPYWIEEPTSPDDVLGHATIRAAVSPVKVATGEHVQNRIVFKQLLQAGALDILQIDAARVGGVNENLAILLLAAKFGVPVCPHAGGVGLCELVQHLSMFDYLAVAGTTDDRVIEYVDHLHDHFLDPVVIREGHYMAPTAPGFSATMRPESIARYTFPDGTFWAADLDRQKGHAA; encoded by the coding sequence GTGTCCCCGACCCCCGCCCGCGTGATCGCGGTCGACACCTACGACATCCGTTTCCCGACGTCGCGCGAGCTCGACGGCTCCGACGCGATGAACCCGGACCCCGACTACTCGGCCGCGTACGTCGTGCTGCGCACCGACGCGGCCGACGGGCACGAGGGGCACGGGTTCTCCTTCACCATCGGGCGGGGCAATGATGTCCAGGTCGCCGCGATCGACGCGCTGCGGCACCATGTGATCGGCCGGTCCGTGGACCAACTCTGCGCCGATCCGGGGTCGTTGAACCGCGAGCTGATCGGCGACAGCCAACTCCGGTGGCTGGGGCCCGAGAAGGGCGTGATGCACATGGCGATCGGCGCCGTGATCAACGCGGCCTGGGACCTCACCGCCAAGCGCGCCGGCAAACCGCTGTGGCAGCTCCTCGCCGACGCCGACCCCGAATGGCTCGTCAGCCAGATCGACTTCAGGTACATCACCGACGCGCTCACCCCGGCCGAGGCCCTCGACATCCTGCGCCGGGGCAGGGCGGGCGCGGAAGGTCGTAGGAACATCCTGCTGGAGCGCGGCTTCCCCGCCTACACCACCTCCGCCGGGTGGCTCGGCTACGACGACGAGAAGCTGACCCGGCTCGCCGCGCAGGCCGTGGCCGACGGCTTCCGGCAGATCAAGCTCAAGGTCGGCGCGGACCTCGACGACGACATCCGCCGTTGCAGGGTGGCCCGTTCGGTGGTCGGGCCCGACATCCGGATGGCGATCGACGCCAACCAGCGCTGGGACGTGGCCGAGGCGATCCGCTGGACCAAGGCACTCGCCGAGTTCGACCCGTACTGGATCGAGGAACCCACCAGCCCCGACGACGTGTTGGGCCACGCCACGATCCGCGCGGCCGTCTCCCCGGTGAAGGTCGCCACCGGCGAACACGTGCAGAACCGCATCGTCTTCAAGCAGTTGCTCCAGGCCGGCGCTCTCGACATCCTCCAGATAGACGCGGCGCGCGTCGGCGGCGTCAACGAGAACCTCGCGATCCTGCTGCTGGCCGCCAAGTTCGGCGTCCCCGTCTGCCCGCACGCGGGCGGCGTCGGACTGTGCGAACTCGTCCAGCACCTCTCGATGTTCGACTACCTCGCCGTCGCCGGGACGACCGACGACCGCGTCATCGAGTACGTCGATCATCTGCACGACCACTTCCTCGATCCGGTGGTGATCAGGGAGGGTCACTACATGGCACCCACCGCACCCGGGTTCTCGGCCACCATGCGGCCCGAGTCCATCGCGCGCTACACCTTCCCCGACGGCACCTTCTGGGCCGCCGACCTCGACCGCCAGAAGGGACACGCGGCATGA
- a CDS encoding SDR family oxidoreductase, with amino-acid sequence MTDFEGLKALVTGGASGIGRATAELLAERGALVAVLDLDPSSVEKPLLGYRADVTDDASIRQAVAAAVADLGGLDVVVNNAGIGAQGTVEDNDDEEWHRVFDVNVLGMVRVARAALPQLRESSHAAIVNTCSIAATAGLPQRALYSATKGAVYSLTLAMAADHLREGVRVNCVNPGTADTPWVGRLLDSAPDPAAERAALAARQPSGRLVSAAEVAGAVAYLASPLSGATTGTSLAVDGGMQGLRLRPVGQ; translated from the coding sequence ATGACCGACTTCGAGGGCCTCAAGGCCCTGGTGACCGGCGGCGCCTCCGGCATCGGCCGGGCCACCGCCGAACTCCTCGCCGAACGCGGTGCGTTGGTGGCCGTGCTCGACCTCGACCCCTCTTCCGTCGAGAAGCCGCTGCTCGGCTACCGCGCCGACGTCACCGACGACGCGTCCATACGGCAGGCTGTGGCCGCCGCCGTCGCCGACCTCGGCGGGCTCGACGTGGTGGTCAACAACGCGGGCATCGGCGCCCAGGGCACCGTCGAGGACAACGACGACGAGGAGTGGCACCGCGTCTTCGACGTGAACGTCCTCGGCATGGTCCGCGTCGCCCGCGCCGCCCTCCCGCAGCTGCGCGAGTCGTCCCACGCGGCGATCGTCAACACCTGCTCCATCGCGGCCACGGCGGGGCTGCCCCAACGCGCCCTGTACAGCGCCACCAAGGGCGCCGTGTACTCCCTCACCCTCGCCATGGCCGCCGACCACCTGCGCGAGGGCGTCCGCGTGAACTGCGTCAACCCCGGTACCGCGGACACCCCTTGGGTCGGCCGCCTCCTCGACTCCGCTCCCGACCCGGCCGCCGAACGCGCCGCCCTGGCCGCCCGCCAGCCCTCGGGCCGTCTCGTCTCGGCGGCCGAAGTCGCGGGCGCCGTCGCCTACTTGGCGAGCCCGCTGTCCGGCGCCACGACCGGTACGTCGCTCGCCGTGGACGGCGGCATGCAGGGGCTGCGGCTGCGGCCGGTGGGCCAGTGA
- a CDS encoding aldo/keto reductase: MSALGQSGVEVGGLGLGTAPLGNLFTEVDDEQAHRAVNTAWEQGIRYFDTAPHYGIGLSERRLGAALSDRPRAEYAISTKVGRRLEPVETVTGDDLADGFAVPATRRRVWDFSADGIRRTLDASLERLGLDRVDIVYLHDPDDHAEQAFREGYPALEKLRAEGVVGAIGAGMNQAEMLTRFVQDTDVDVVLCAGRYTLLDQSALAELLPAAVARGKSVVIGGAFNSGLLADPKPDATYNYAQAPWELLDRALRMKAVAERHGITLRAAALAFCAAHPAVASVLVGARSEAEVRDCAEQFAVAVPAGFWQELRETGLLSADAPIPAEEPS; encoded by the coding sequence GTGAGCGCCCTCGGGCAGAGCGGGGTCGAGGTCGGCGGGCTCGGCCTCGGTACCGCCCCGCTCGGCAACCTGTTCACCGAGGTCGACGACGAGCAGGCGCACCGGGCCGTCAACACGGCCTGGGAGCAAGGGATCCGCTACTTCGACACCGCGCCCCACTACGGCATCGGCCTTTCCGAGCGCCGTCTCGGAGCCGCGCTGAGTGACCGCCCGCGCGCGGAGTACGCGATCTCCACGAAGGTCGGACGACGCCTGGAACCCGTGGAGACGGTGACCGGCGACGACCTCGCCGACGGCTTCGCCGTGCCCGCCACCCGGCGCCGCGTCTGGGACTTCAGCGCCGACGGGATACGCCGCACCCTGGACGCCAGCCTCGAACGGCTCGGCCTCGACCGCGTCGACATCGTCTACCTCCATGACCCCGACGACCACGCCGAACAGGCCTTCCGTGAGGGCTATCCGGCCCTGGAGAAGCTCCGCGCGGAGGGTGTCGTCGGGGCGATCGGCGCGGGCATGAACCAGGCCGAGATGCTCACCCGGTTCGTCCAGGACACGGACGTGGATGTCGTGTTGTGCGCCGGGCGCTACACCCTGCTCGACCAGAGCGCCCTCGCCGAACTGCTCCCGGCGGCCGTCGCACGCGGCAAGTCGGTGGTCATCGGCGGGGCCTTCAACTCGGGCCTGCTGGCGGACCCGAAGCCGGACGCGACGTACAACTACGCCCAGGCGCCTTGGGAGTTGCTGGACCGCGCCTTGCGCATGAAGGCCGTGGCCGAGCGCCACGGCATCACGCTGCGGGCGGCCGCGCTGGCCTTCTGCGCGGCTCACCCGGCTGTGGCGAGCGTCCTCGTCGGGGCCAGGTCGGAGGCCGAAGTGCGGGACTGCGCCGAGCAGTTCGCCGTCGCCGTGCCCGCCGGGTTCTGGCAGGAGCTGCGGGAAACGGGGCTGCTGTCCGCCGACGCCCCGATCCCCGCCGAGGAGCCGTCATGA
- a CDS encoding L-rhamnose mutarotase — protein sequence MRVALHTKVRPDRIAEYESAHHDVPKELTAAIRAAGATSWTIWRSGTDLFHVLECDDYARLLTELDQLPVNVAWQARMAQLLTVVHDYSGQGADAGLPVVWELP from the coding sequence ATGAGAGTGGCCCTGCACACCAAGGTCCGCCCCGACCGCATCGCCGAGTACGAGAGCGCCCACCACGACGTCCCCAAGGAGCTCACCGCCGCGATCCGCGCCGCCGGTGCCACCTCCTGGACGATCTGGCGCAGCGGCACGGACCTCTTCCACGTCCTGGAATGCGACGACTACGCCCGGTTGCTCACCGAGTTGGACCAGCTCCCGGTGAACGTGGCCTGGCAGGCGCGCATGGCCCAGCTCCTCACCGTGGTGCACGACTACTCCGGCCAGGGCGCCGACGCGGGCCTGCCCGTCGTATGGGAGCTGCCATGA
- a CDS encoding amidohydrolase family protein, whose protein sequence is MTVDAHHHVWDLSVRDQDWITGPELEPLRRDFTVTDLVPEARAAGVDRTVLVQTITVAEETPEFLALADAHDLIAGVVGWSDLTRPDITDELARLRELPGGRYLKGIRHQVQGEPDPNWLLRPDVRRGLTAVADAGLVYDLLVLPHQFPAAVEVSAALPQLTFVLDHLGKPSIASGQQEPWATSLRSLAALPNTYCKLSGLVTEADWKTWSAEDLHPYADTALDAFGPSRLMFGSDWPVCTLAATYGQVAAATAELTDDLSASERAEVFEGTATRVYSL, encoded by the coding sequence ATGACTGTCGACGCCCACCACCACGTCTGGGACCTCTCGGTCCGCGACCAGGACTGGATCACCGGCCCCGAACTCGAGCCCCTGCGCCGGGACTTCACCGTCACCGACCTCGTACCCGAGGCCCGCGCGGCCGGCGTCGACCGGACCGTCCTGGTCCAGACGATCACCGTCGCCGAGGAGACCCCGGAGTTCCTCGCCCTCGCCGACGCCCACGACCTGATCGCCGGAGTCGTCGGCTGGAGCGACCTCACCCGCCCGGACATCACCGACGAACTAGCGCGCCTGCGCGAACTCCCCGGCGGCCGTTACCTCAAGGGCATCCGCCACCAGGTACAGGGCGAGCCCGACCCCAACTGGCTGCTGCGCCCAGACGTACGCCGGGGCCTCACTGCCGTCGCCGACGCGGGACTCGTCTACGACCTGCTGGTCCTGCCCCACCAGTTCCCGGCCGCCGTGGAAGTGTCCGCCGCCCTGCCCCAACTCACCTTCGTCCTCGACCACTTGGGCAAACCGTCCATCGCCTCGGGACAACAGGAACCCTGGGCGACCTCCCTCCGCTCCCTCGCCGCGCTCCCCAACACCTACTGCAAACTGTCCGGCCTGGTCACGGAGGCCGACTGGAAGACCTGGAGCGCGGAGGACCTCCACCCCTACGCGGACACCGCACTCGACGCCTTCGGCCCGAGCCGCCTGATGTTCGGTTCGGACTGGCCGGTGTGCACACTGGCGGCGACGTACGGCCAAGTCGCCGCTGCGACAGCCGAGTTGACCGACGATCTGAGCGCCTCCGAACGCGCCGAGGTCTTCGAGGGCACGGCCACCCGCGTCTACAGCCTCTGA
- a CDS encoding lipase maturation factor family protein: protein MGWFTAPDYWLSRLVFQRALAALYLIAFLTAARQFRALIGERGMLPVPRLLARMPFRRAPSIFQLHYTDRFFATCAWTGCAVSAALAAGLDSRLPLWGGMLLWLLPWVLYLSIVNVGQTWYAFGWESLLLEVGFLAVFLGNDKVAPPVVVLFLLRWILFRVEFGAGLIKLRGDACWRKLTCLDFHHETQPMPGPLSWFFHHLPRPLHRAEAAANHITQLLVPVLLFTPQPIATAAASLMIATQLWLVLSGNFSWLNWITIVLAVSAIHLPHTPPPVPDPPVWYEAVVLTVAAMLLRLSHRPVRNMISPRQIMNRSFDPLHLVNSYGAFGTVSRIRYEVVVEGTTDAVPREDSGWREYEFKGKPGEPRRWPRQFAPYHLRLDWMMWFAALSPGYADPWFGALVERLLENDRDTLRLLRRSPFPADAPPRFVRARLFRYRYTSWRELRETGACWERTFVREYLPPTRLAADTQRL, encoded by the coding sequence ATGGGATGGTTCACCGCACCCGACTACTGGCTGAGCCGACTGGTCTTCCAGCGGGCGTTGGCCGCCCTCTACCTCATCGCGTTCCTCACGGCGGCCCGCCAGTTCCGCGCGCTGATCGGCGAACGCGGCATGCTGCCGGTCCCCCGCCTCCTCGCCCGGATGCCGTTCCGCCGGGCCCCGAGCATCTTCCAACTCCACTACACGGACCGCTTCTTCGCGACTTGCGCGTGGACGGGCTGCGCGGTCTCGGCGGCCCTCGCCGCCGGACTCGACTCCCGACTTCCGCTCTGGGGCGGGATGTTGCTGTGGCTGCTGCCCTGGGTCCTCTACCTGTCGATCGTCAACGTGGGCCAGACCTGGTACGCGTTCGGCTGGGAGTCACTGCTGCTGGAGGTCGGGTTCCTGGCCGTCTTCCTCGGCAACGACAAGGTGGCCCCGCCGGTCGTGGTGCTGTTCCTGCTCCGCTGGATCCTGTTCCGGGTGGAGTTCGGCGCGGGCCTGATCAAGCTCCGGGGCGACGCGTGCTGGCGAAAACTGACCTGCCTGGACTTCCACCACGAGACACAGCCGATGCCGGGCCCGCTGAGCTGGTTCTTCCACCACCTCCCCCGCCCCCTGCACCGGGCCGAGGCAGCCGCCAACCACATCACCCAACTCCTCGTCCCCGTCCTCCTGTTCACCCCTCAGCCGATCGCCACGGCCGCCGCCTCCCTGATGATCGCCACCCAGCTGTGGCTGGTCCTGTCCGGCAACTTCTCCTGGCTGAACTGGATCACCATCGTGCTGGCCGTCTCCGCGATCCACCTCCCCCACACACCGCCGCCGGTACCCGACCCGCCCGTCTGGTACGAGGCCGTGGTCCTCACGGTCGCGGCCATGCTTCTCCGGCTCAGCCACCGCCCGGTGCGCAACATGATCTCCCCCCGCCAGATCATGAACCGCTCCTTCGACCCGCTCCATCTGGTCAATTCCTACGGCGCGTTCGGCACCGTCAGCCGCATCCGCTACGAGGTGGTGGTCGAGGGCACGACGGACGCCGTACCCCGCGAGGACTCCGGCTGGCGGGAGTACGAGTTCAAGGGCAAGCCGGGCGAACCTCGGCGCTGGCCACGCCAGTTCGCGCCGTACCATCTCCGGCTGGACTGGATGATGTGGTTCGCGGCCCTCTCCCCCGGTTACGCCGACCCGTGGTTCGGCGCCCTGGTGGAACGCCTCCTGGAGAACGACCGCGACACGCTACGGCTGCTGCGCCGCTCCCCGTTCCCGGCCGACGCACCCCCGCGCTTCGTCCGTGCCCGTCTCTTCCGCTACCGCTACACGAGCTGGCGGGAGTTGAGGGAGACGGGCGCGTGCTGGGAGCGGACGTTCGTGCGGGAGTATCTGCCGCCGACGCGGCTGGCGGCGGACACTCAGAGGCTGTAG
- a CDS encoding DUF6777 domain-containing protein — protein sequence MRTSTGTIATACALSATLLVAGCGGDGGKDTKSSGEVFLQPVSAQGPDPFTDSTATAPSAPPRVTRTPQSTPSRSAPPRSTPPPVTPTGTVSTPSGRMRSVSGATPGLYGGTARTGSCDVERQISYLTRDQAKAGAFAQAEGISPGAIPGYLRGLTSVVLRADTQVTNHGFRDARVTGFQSVLQAGTAVLVDNRGVPRVRCACGNPLKAGTAGQGAMGDNGRPWSGFRPAGVVVVTPAPQVITNITIIDIVDNTWIERPLGHHGPHHDHVVPRPPHVPPTPTPSHTGPSPRPHDSGSGVPPGTSTRPSQSPSDSASASAGASQSPSGGTSPSPSDESVSPGGSPTPKGPATGCVTPTVTVTPGVPGDAGASPGPTDCPAATVTATPTTSPPGGTLTPSQRGTTPSAGTVVPAPSQDQGSPDEIGPPSVPETPDLPDGGGLIPDDTTTGSIFDSPTNVFDG from the coding sequence GTGCGCACATCCACCGGAACCATCGCCACGGCCTGCGCGCTCTCCGCGACGCTCCTCGTCGCCGGGTGCGGCGGCGACGGCGGCAAGGACACGAAGTCGAGCGGCGAGGTCTTTCTGCAGCCCGTCTCGGCACAGGGCCCCGACCCCTTCACGGACTCCACGGCCACCGCGCCGAGCGCTCCACCAAGGGTCACCCGAACGCCGCAATCGACACCTTCGCGGTCGGCACCTCCCCGGTCGACGCCTCCGCCGGTGACACCCACCGGGACCGTGTCCACGCCGTCCGGCCGTATGCGTTCCGTCTCCGGTGCCACTCCCGGGCTGTACGGCGGGACCGCGCGGACCGGCAGTTGTGACGTGGAGCGGCAGATCTCCTATCTCACCCGCGACCAGGCCAAGGCCGGCGCCTTCGCGCAGGCCGAGGGGATCTCCCCGGGCGCGATCCCCGGCTATCTGCGCGGGCTGACCTCGGTCGTGCTGCGTGCCGACACCCAGGTCACCAACCACGGGTTCCGGGACGCGCGGGTGACCGGGTTCCAGTCGGTCCTCCAGGCCGGTACCGCCGTCCTCGTCGACAACCGGGGCGTGCCCCGGGTCCGCTGCGCCTGCGGCAACCCGCTCAAGGCGGGTACGGCGGGCCAGGGTGCGATGGGTGACAACGGCCGGCCCTGGTCCGGGTTCCGGCCCGCCGGGGTGGTCGTGGTGACCCCGGCGCCCCAGGTGATCACCAACATCACGATCATCGACATCGTCGACAACACCTGGATCGAACGGCCTCTCGGTCATCACGGGCCCCATCACGACCACGTCGTACCCCGGCCGCCGCACGTGCCGCCGACACCGACGCCGTCGCACACCGGGCCGTCGCCGCGGCCGCACGACAGCGGGTCCGGCGTTCCGCCCGGCACCAGTACGCGTCCCTCGCAGAGCCCGAGCGACAGTGCCAGTGCCAGTGCTGGGGCCTCCCAGAGTCCGAGTGGCGGTACGAGCCCCTCGCCGAGCGACGAGAGCGTGTCGCCCGGCGGCAGTCCCACCCCGAAGGGCCCGGCCACCGGCTGTGTCACCCCGACCGTCACGGTGACCCCGGGCGTGCCCGGCGACGCTGGGGCGTCCCCCGGACCCACGGACTGCCCCGCCGCCACCGTCACGGCCACCCCGACGACCAGCCCGCCCGGCGGCACGCTCACCCCGTCCCAGCGCGGCACCACCCCGAGCGCCGGGACGGTCGTACCGGCGCCGTCCCAGGACCAGGGCTCCCCGGACGAGATCGGTCCGCCGAGCGTGCCGGAGACCCCCGACCTGCCCGACGGCGGCGGACTGATCCCCGACGACACGACCACGGGCAGCATCTTCGACAGCCCGACGAACGTGTTCGACGGCTGA
- a CDS encoding SpoIIE family protein phosphatase has product MVDRGASALSLPDDWPAHPDPILALNRMGSFDWDLDNGLFHMDAQAHEVFDLRPDEYDGRPESLAIRVPPPEGYRLDGLVSQALKDGSENYGAYFRMRLRDGTLRWTHTQGYIRRDETGRPRRIIGIIRDATQELAESAARREQAAQDAALRRQTNVVQLTTAALAHARTVQDVIDVLKDTHGLVHLGATRLIMGLVEAGRIRLVAEGSVVPGREVIRIDEPYPMADVVRTLSPAFIESPEEFAERYPLLWQHITELNITAAAYLPLIAQARPIGAMGLLYNDRSGFSADERNVLVALGSSIAQSLQRAMFYEQEKDLAQGLQQAMLPRAIPSVPGADVAVRYRSAKLGRDIGGDWYDLIPLPGGRVGAVIGDVQGHDTHAAAVMGQLRIVLKAYAAEGHTPATVMARASVFLHELDTERFATCLYAEVDLSTGVVQVVRAGHIDPLVRQLDGTSRRMTVVGGLPLGLSAEFGRLEYPVSTIELDPGETLLLCTDGLVEQPGADLDDGMQTLAALIASGPDDVRDLADLLIDVAEERGGEDDVALLLLRRRGLDAPQSGGRLQQHVAPGDSEALTGARHMIRAAVRAWGAGERSDEVELVADELITNALMHTEGSAIVTLRVLNGTERRLRVEVEDSSSALPRRREAGDDGVSGRGLLLVDLLTDVWGVEARGSGKCVWCEFLVPDRT; this is encoded by the coding sequence ATGGTTGATCGGGGAGCGAGCGCCCTGTCACTCCCGGACGACTGGCCCGCCCACCCGGACCCGATCCTGGCGCTCAACCGCATGGGCAGCTTCGACTGGGACCTGGACAACGGTCTGTTCCACATGGACGCCCAGGCCCACGAGGTCTTCGACCTGCGCCCCGACGAATACGACGGCCGCCCCGAGTCGCTGGCGATCCGGGTGCCGCCGCCCGAGGGCTACCGGCTCGACGGTCTGGTCTCCCAGGCGCTGAAGGACGGCAGCGAGAACTACGGCGCCTACTTCCGGATGCGGCTGCGCGACGGCACCCTGCGCTGGACCCACACCCAGGGCTACATCCGGCGCGACGAGACGGGCCGTCCACGCCGGATCATCGGCATCATCCGGGACGCCACGCAGGAACTCGCCGAGAGCGCGGCCCGCCGCGAGCAGGCGGCCCAGGACGCGGCGCTGCGCCGGCAGACCAACGTCGTGCAGCTCACCACCGCCGCCCTCGCGCACGCCCGTACCGTCCAGGACGTCATCGACGTCCTCAAGGACACCCACGGTCTCGTCCACCTCGGCGCGACCAGACTGATCATGGGGCTGGTCGAGGCCGGCCGTATCCGCCTGGTCGCCGAGGGAAGCGTCGTGCCCGGCCGGGAGGTCATCCGGATCGACGAGCCGTACCCGATGGCGGACGTCGTACGGACCCTCAGTCCGGCGTTCATCGAGTCGCCCGAGGAGTTCGCCGAGCGGTACCCGCTGCTGTGGCAGCACATCACCGAGCTGAACATCACCGCCGCCGCGTATCTGCCGCTGATCGCGCAGGCCCGGCCGATCGGCGCGATGGGGCTGCTGTACAACGACCGGAGCGGTTTCTCGGCGGACGAGCGCAATGTGCTCGTGGCGCTGGGCAGCAGCATCGCGCAGAGCCTCCAGCGCGCGATGTTCTACGAGCAGGAGAAGGACCTCGCGCAGGGTCTTCAGCAGGCGATGCTGCCGCGCGCGATCCCGAGTGTCCCGGGCGCCGACGTCGCCGTGCGCTACCGGTCCGCGAAGCTCGGGCGGGACATCGGCGGTGACTGGTACGACCTGATCCCGCTGCCGGGCGGGCGGGTCGGCGCGGTCATCGGCGACGTCCAGGGGCACGACACGCACGCGGCCGCCGTCATGGGGCAGCTGCGCATCGTCCTCAAGGCGTACGCCGCCGAGGGGCACACGCCGGCCACGGTGATGGCCCGCGCCTCCGTCTTCCTGCACGAACTGGACACCGAGCGCTTCGCCACCTGCCTCTACGCCGAGGTCGATCTGTCGACCGGAGTGGTGCAGGTGGTCCGGGCGGGTCATATCGACCCGCTGGTACGGCAGTTGGACGGGACGTCCCGCCGTATGACCGTCGTGGGCGGGCTGCCGCTCGGGCTCTCCGCCGAGTTCGGGCGGCTCGAATATCCCGTCTCCACCATCGAACTCGACCCGGGCGAGACCCTGTTGCTGTGCACCGACGGCCTCGTCGAACAGCCAGGGGCCGACCTCGACGACGGTATGCAGACCCTCGCCGCGCTCATCGCCTCCGGCCCCGACGACGTACGCGACCTCGCCGATCTGCTCATCGACGTGGCCGAGGAACGCGGCGGTGAGGACGACGTGGCGCTGCTCCTGCTGCGCCGGCGCGGGCTCGACGCACCGCAGTCCGGCGGGCGGCTCCAGCAGCATGTGGCGCCGGGTGACTCCGAGGCCCTCACGGGGGCGCGGCACATGATCCGGGCGGCGGTCCGCGCTTGGGGCGCGGGCGAGCGGTCCGACGAGGTGGAGCTGGTCGCCGACGAGCTGATCACCAACGCGCTCATGCACACCGAGGGCTCCGCGATCGTCACCCTCAGGGTCCTCAACGGCACCGAACGGCGGCTGCGCGTCGAGGTCGAGGACTCCTCCAGCGCCCTCCCGCGCCGCCGCGAGGCGGGTGACGACGGGGTCTCCGGGCGCGGACTGCTCCTCGTCGACCTGCTCACGGACGTGTGGGGCGTGGAGGCGCGCGGCAGCGGCAAGTGCGTGTGGTGCGAGTTCCTGGTCCCGGACCGCACCTGA